The Anopheles maculipalpis chromosome 3RL, idAnoMacuDA_375_x, whole genome shotgun sequence genomic sequence CATTGGAGAACATGCATTTATCGTTCATTTAACGCTTAATCCGACTGCGTCTGCTAGGACGACGCCATGACCAACGATCGCCCGAAATGTTATTTATTGCAATTGGATACCATTTTGTATCATGAATAAACGTTCACAACTTTAAGCATAATGATGAgttttttgtatgttattGTGGTACTACAAGCTCTAGTTAACACACACTCCTTCGTTGTACCGAACCAACATTAGTACAGATACGAAAAATTTATACGTCTGGCCTTTCCAATGCACCATTCAAAGGAGATATTCCAGCAATACAATAATTTGGTGAAAGCATTCTTGAACAATGACGAGAGAACAATAAATTTATAGAATAAGAATCGGTTACATTGCTAAACTGTACTACAATCATACCATCAGCGAATCAGACTCTGGCGAGCTGGCCATATAATGAAAATAGTTGCGGACGACTCATCAAAGTATTGTTTGCAGTATAAATGGTTTGTCCATTTAAGTTAAGTTTGTCCAAGGTAAGAATAGATCTAAAATAAGGTAGAATAATAGCGTCGGTGGCTTTGTCAGAAAGGCCGGAACAGAGAACGGTTTAGAGGACCTCTAGAGTAGGTCAAGACCTCCAatcggttgtagcgcctgttAAGTAAATaattaagacaatttttaaGTTGGAATGTCTGCTTGTCTTGCTTTACTTCGTCTTGCTAACACGCGCAGCTGAAACTGCTGTTCTTTCGCCTGCTTCATCATGCGAATCGTCTTCCAAGAAATATGAGATCTCACATGCGCTGTACCATCAAGGGATATTACGACGTGGAGAATTCGCTCATGTGGTTTCTAACATGTTTCAAATATGTGGTTCGTAGCTCGTTCTAAAAGGTCTTCGTAATGAGATTCTTCAATGGTATCGCAATAACTTAGTAATTTAGTTTCTTATTCAAAAAAACAGttccaaaatttcataaaacttataaaataatttcacatgctaattataaataattagCATGTGAATCGTTCATTTAATATGTCTTGGACAGAGGACAGAGACCCCATTTATTAAGTAGTTGGATTAGCATGAAGATGGAAAAACTTGTAATAAATGCTAATCAATTTAGCAACTTTACACCAATACACCAAGAACATAACATTTTAAGGAAATTTCAGCaaaactttttgaaaaatctaacatGATTATTCAAATgtcatttacatattttttaaacgaaatcAGTTCGAATATCTTCACATCAAATATTAAAGCTATTCTACTAACCTTTgccatttaaaataattttagtaaccttttaaaaaatatttgcgaGAATAACTAAATACAAATTCATTGAAATCTTAATATAATTGTTCTTCACACGAGGCTTCATATGCCCGACgacaaacatttaaatttcaaaattaaaaaccctcaataaaaaaaaaacatgtttaagaAGTATGCTTAAAGTTGTGAACGTTTAttcataatacaaaatggtatcCAGTTGCAATAAATAACATTTCGGGCGATCGTTGGTCATGGCGTCGTCCTAGCAGACGCAGTCGGATTAAGCGTTAAATGAACGATAAATGCATGTTCTCCAATGGGCTTGGATGGATGTTGATCACAGTACGGTAAGGACAGATGGGTTAAAATCGAGTCGGCGTTACATCTAGCATAATCGTGTATCTTGCGTCCGGGATCTTATCCGTGATGATGGTGTCCATGACCACCGTATCCACCGTATCCGCCGTGTCCGTATCCACCTCCGAATCCACCGAAACCGCCTCCGTAGCCTCCACCGAATCCTCCACCATAGCCGCCATGCGGATAGCCTCCGAAGCCACCGCCATAGCCTCCGTATCCACCATAGCCGCCGCCATATCCGTGGTGAGCCGTCTCAGCACCGGCCAGATCATCACTTTCAGCCTCAACCACCAACACCGCTGGACTGTCCTGGGCTTCTGGGACTGGAATCGGTTGCGAGAGCTCGCTGGCCGGCATGGCCAGACTGATCGCCACGAGGCAGCTTAACACGGCAACTAGCTGTGTGAGGAatcaagaaagaaaacccGTTCAATTAATTTCACTCAGCAATTGTTCACTTATTGGCACTTCCACATATCACACGCTACAGTTAATTCACGCTAATAGAATCAATTTTTGGAAGcagaaacacaaacatttgTCCGGTTCTGTTTGCACTGCACGTTACACACCTTGAACATGGTTGATATGCTTGTGGATAAACTTGTCACTTGAGGGGAACTTTGCACGAACTGTGTATCTTTGACGAGTGTCGAACTTTAACTGTGTCTAACCGTGCGGTCCGTTGTACTATTTATacgccaaacaaaacaacccaaaAAGTAATCGCCAAAAATCCCCAAAATCCACGACGAGACGCGAACTTTACAACGTCTGGGCCGGACATACAGGTTTTCCAAGGCGGACACGTATGAATAAAAGGGGGACGCGAGGGATGCGGTGAATGTTTACCGACTGCTTGTCTGCGGGCGGGGCCATTGAAGAAGAAAGATCTGCGATGAATCGATGTTGTTGGAAGTGATAGAAAGAGGAACTTGGAGGATGTTGCGAGTAGAAGATAAATGAGTGACCAACAGGATGGTAAAGGGAACTAGCGAAGCGTACAAGAAACAAACCactatctgtgtgtgtgtgtgaagattCACACGAGGAAACCAGGAAGAGGTTTCTATTCGATTCGGTGCCGTATAATGTGCCGTTTAAGAGAACAGACACAACTGGAAGGCTACTAACGCTTAGTAAAACTAATAATAACTATCCATAAATCATAATAAATTAGCAAAAACCTGTATGACGATGGTTAATAATATTTTGGTGATACTAATTTGGGAGATAAAAAGCATTTTGCCATCACCATCACGTGATCAAAGTGACCGACTTTGTGAGTCTTCAGCATGACCCGGCTCGGTCATTGCATGAGTGAGCAAAATATCCATCCAAACGTCCAGAACAAGGAATTGATGAGGTCGACTCTGGGCTCTCAGTGTAAATTCCACATGAGCTCCGGAGTATTTGAGGGAGGTTCAACGACTGGTAAGAAAGAGAACTTCAATTGTAGCAAACATCTCGAAGCAGGGATATAGAATTGCAAGCCTGAGTAGGTTTTATGGTTTAATAATGCTATTTTTCTATAAATTAAATCACTATTTCACAAGTTTATGTAACTTGGTTGAATGCCATATTGTCCTCTTTAAACACTGTGTAGGAGTTGAGTCCAAACGATGTTTTTTGTTATACAATTCGATTCAAAAATAGACAACCACTCCGTATCAGCTGTTTGTTGACGTCTAGAATGAATCATCCACAAAAAGCGTCCAAAGCTCACCCCTTGAATAGACGTCACGCGAAACACAGTCAAAACAAAGTACAGTCTTCCCAAACCAGATGTAGTTGGGTGTGGGAAACCGGCTTAAAAAATCTGCATagtgaaacaaaacacgagCCTCATTCACGGATTGGCGTCGCTCGATCCAAAGACAGCTTTATCGAGAGGGTAACACGCTAAGCGAGGTTCGTCGTTTGTTGACTCGTTGAAGTCGTTTGAATCGTGCGTGCGTACGGATGTTTCACGCTGATCGTCGTGTTGTTATTAATGTTGTTTACACCGGTGGTATCTTCGATGTGCAATAAAGTGTATTTTCCCACATGGCGCATGGATTGCTGCGATTCTACCGATGTCATGATGCTCTCGTAGCCGGCTCGATCCGGAAAAGATGACAAACGAATAAGCATCgtttggaaggttttttttgcttttggtgaTCGCTTCTCACAGAACCGTAAAGATCCGGCGCGATCGATTTGTTTGCACTTTAAATTGTCGAATGCTACACAGAAACCTGTTTGCTTTGGGGTAGGGTTTTTCCCAAGCTTAACAATGCATGGAAGATGGCAGCATCAGAACTTAGTATCCCGACCTATCTTTCCTGACGAACTTGTAGGATAAAAACGATTCAATTGCGCAATATGTGTAAACAAGTGGGTGGCTAATGAAGCTTTAAAGGGTTTTCGATTGTAGTAAAACCTTCAGCTCTTTACAGGGACAGTTTGTAGGAAGGCTTGATCGAATGATCGTAATGACTGTTtaagtgtctgtgtgtattttcACCCTTTTTCTCAATCCGGTCTCCACTGGAGTGTGCTGTTAATGACCCAAAGTATCCCGCGCGCAAAATCACAACCATTCGATGGCATGCAAGGCTTCTTTCGTGAGCCATTATTCGCTTACGGATGTAGCTGATCGTTCTTTGAAAAGAACGCTTGAtaatgatcgttttttttttttgtttgttgttatttattcGCC encodes the following:
- the LOC126563338 gene encoding uncharacterized protein LOC126563338 — its product is MFKLVAVLSCLVAISLAMPASELSQPIPVPEAQDSPAVLVVEAESDDLAGAETAHHGYGGGYGGYGGYGGGFGGYPHGGYGGGFGGGYGGGFGGFGGGYGHGGYGGYGGHGHHHHG